The following proteins come from a genomic window of Sesamum indicum cultivar Zhongzhi No. 13 linkage group LG10, S_indicum_v1.0, whole genome shotgun sequence:
- the LOC105172268 gene encoding uncharacterized protein LOC105172268, protein MGEPEKNINNLCEKAIITASTPSSSSFTSSPSSLSDEELQRLEQAPPFWRNPNTKRLSKQLSMCEIPRDIAWERRRRQFLRQERRKNGINQEADVLTDEDLNELKGCIELGFGFNEEDGQRLCTTIPALDLYFAVNRQFSTSPLSSPASNGSAPSLGGSTTSGSSVSGLGGRSSSFGGPISDSDWKICSPGDDPQHVKTKLRHWAQAVACSVRQSS, encoded by the exons ATGGGAGAGCcagaaaagaatattaataacCTATGTGAGAAGGCAATAATCACAGCATCAACCCCATCATCGTCATCATTCACATCTTCTCCTTCATCCCTGTCCGACGAGGAGCTGCAGCGCTTAGAGCAGGCACCGCCCTTCTGGAGGAACCCCAATACAAAGAGATTGTCAAAGCAGTTATCCATGTGCGAGATCCCTCGTGACATTGCATGGGAGAGGCGACGCAGGCAGTTTCTTCGTCAGGAGCGAAGGAAAAACGGGATCAACCAGGAGGCCGATGTTTTGACAGATGAGGATCTAAATGAGCTGAAAGGCTGCATAGAGCTAGGTTTTGGGTTCAATGAAGAGGATGGCCAGCGCCTTTGCACAACCATTCCCGCCCTTGACCTTTACTTTGCAGTCAATCGACAATTTTCTACCAGCCCCCTCTCTAGCCCAGCTAGCAACGGCTCCGCCCCATCATTAGGCGGCTCCACCACCTCCGGCTCCTCCGTGTCTGGTCTAGGAGGCCGCTCCTCCTCGTTTGGCGGCCCAATTAGCGATTCCGATTGGAAGATTTGCAGCCCAG GTGATGATCCTCAGCACGTGAAGACAAAGCTAAGGCATTGGGCACAAGCAGTCGCATGTTCTGTGAGGCAGTCCTCTTGA
- the LOC105172269 gene encoding light-inducible protein CPRF2 translates to MDRVFSVDEMADQFWSAHQPPVRLHEDADVEQPSSFAAAESSSKVMRMNRSSSEWAFQRFLQEAGAPDRNSLQSDDVAETKGNHHHYNDNEKRETTAGGGLPPNIPTDSEEYQAFLKSRLELACAAVALTWATDGKAHESAAAATSDIGSQASNSSQYKATGRDSSKIQDKDAGGPVGVPLLPAIPRRSGAQVRSTTSGSSAEQSDDEEAEGENETTQNMDPADAKRMRRMLSNRESARRSRRRKQAHLTELETQVSQLRVENSSLLKRLTDISQKYNEAAVDNRVLKADVETLRAKVKMAEETVKRVTGLNPLFQAMSEISTMGMPSFASSPSDTSGDAAVPVQDDPQQHYYHAPSNNQLSDIRIRNGLVDIPPAENAQPEAAAVVGANKIGRTASMQRVASLEHLQKRIREGAASSATGAQ, encoded by the exons ATGGATAGAGTGTTTTCAGTGGATGAGATGGCTGACCAATTCTGGTCAGCCCATCAGCCTCCAGTTCGCCTCCATGAGGATGCTGACGTGGAGCAGCCGTCTTCCTTCGCCGCCGCGGAGTCCTCATCGAAGGTGATGCGGATGAATCGCAGCTCATCGGAATGGGCATTTCAGCGGTTCCTGCAGGAGGCCGGCGCCCCCGATCGCAACAGCCTGCAAAGCGACGACGTTGCTGAGACCAAAGGCAACCATCATCATTACAATGATAATGAGAAGCGTGAGACGACGGCGGGGGGAGGCCTGCCGCCGAATATTCCGACAGATTCCGAGGAGTATCAGGCCTTCCTTAAAAGCCGCCTCGAGTTGGCCTGCGCTGCCGTCGCGTTAACCTGG GCAACTGATGGCAAGGCTCATGAGTCTGCAGCAGCAGCTACGTCAGACATCGGCTCTCAGGCATCCAATTCATCACAATATAAAG CAACTGGGCGGGATTCATCTAAGATACAGGACAAGGATGCTGGTGGACCAGTCGGTGTACCTCTGCTTCCTGCAATACCCAGGAGATCTGGGGCTCAGGTGAGGTCAACAACAAGTGGTTCGTCGGCCGAACAGTCTGATGATGAAGAAGCTGAGGGAGAGAATGAGACTACTCAGAATATGGATCCTGCAGATGCAAAACGCATGAGAAG AATGCTCTCCAATAGAGAATCAGCCCGACgctcaagaagaagaaagcaagCCCATTTGACTGAGCTTGAGACACAG GTCTCTCAATTAAGAGTTGAAAACTCTTCTTTGCTTAAGCGCCTTACCGACATAAGCCAGAAGTATAATGAAGCAGCTGTTGATAATAGAGTTCTGAAAGCTGATGTTGAGACCTTGAGAGCAAAG GTGAAAATGGCTGAAGAAACTGTGAAAAGAGTTACTGGGTTGAACCCACTATTCCAAGCCATGTCTGAAATATCCACGATGGGCATGCCGTCTTTTGCTAGCAGCCCTTCTGACACATCAGGGGATGCTGCTGTACCAGTACAAGATGATCCACAGCAGCATTATTATCATGCCCCTTCTAACAATCAGTTAAGTGATATAAGAATCCGTAATGGTTTGGTAGATATTCCTCCAGCAGAGAATGCACAACCAGAGGCAGCAGCAGTGGTTGGGGCAAACAAGATAGGAAGAACTGCTTCCATGCAGAGAGTGGCTAGCTTGGAACATCTGCAAAAACGCATCCGTGAAGGAGCAGCTTCCTCCGCCACTGGAGCGCAGTAA